ACAAACAGGCGCAGGCCGAGGAAGCCGCTACCGCGCAGGCCACCCTGGACTCCCATAAGGCCACCCTGGCCCGTGCTTCAGAGGATCTTGCCCGTGCGAAAGCCGCCGTCACCGAGCGCGCCGAGCTCGTCACCGCGGCCGAGGAAGCCGCCACGGCCACCGAGGCCGCCCAGCATAAGCTCACCGCCGCGCAGGACAAGGCTAAAGAGGAGGCCGAGGAGAAGGAAAGATTAGAAAAGCGCCTGGCGGAGGCCAAAGAGGACTATGCCGCGGCTCGTAGCACACTTAAGCAAGCGCGCCGCCAGCAAGATAAGCAGAAGTTTGAGCAGCTCAGCGCCCGACTGGAATCACTTGACGGCCTAGCCGTCGAGGTAGACCAGGCACGTGCGGTCATCGCCCAGCGCGGCCGCGAGGTGACAGTGGCCGATATCACCGGCCTGCATAAAGCAGACTCAGCGCTGTCGGTGGCCGAGCGCCTGCACGAGGCCGCGGCCGCCAAGGTTCATTTTTCCGGACCTGCTGGCTCCACCATCCGCGTCGATAGCGAGGAAGTCGAGGTGGGGGAGGACACCGCCGTCGAGCTTGTCGACGCCCGCGTAATCACCATCGGCGATATCACCGCCCGCTTCTCGGCCGGTTCCTATTCCGCGGAGGACACCCAGCGCGATGTGGAACAGGCCCGCACCCGGCTGCGGGATCTGCTCGATACCCTGGGCGTAGGTTCAGTGGCTGCGGCCGAGGAAGCCCATGAGACGCACCGTGCGCAGAACGACGCCCTCGATGCCGCCAACCGCGCCCTTGCCGCGGAACTGGGACCGGATGATTTGGGCGAGCTGCGCGCCCAGCATGCTGCGCTGGCTGAGAAAGTCGCGGACCTTGCAGACGCGGAAGAGCTAGACCTCGCCGCTGTCGAAGCCGCGGAGGAAGCAGCCAGCGAAAAGGTCGATGCGCTCGACCGCGAACTCGTGCCGTACCGCGAAAGCAGGCTGGCCCATGAGGCTGTGCGCCTCGATGCCGAACTTGCCGCGGCCCGCGAAAACGCGCAGCGCGTGACTCGAGACCTTTCCTCCGCGCGTGAACGCGCCGCCGACGAGGACCTGCGTGCCGAGGTCACCCGCCTAGAAGGCGTCGTGGGAGACCTGCGCGGGCAGCTCGATCAGATGGAAGCCGTAGACCTTAACACCGCCAACTCCTTGGTGGAAGGCGCGCAGTCCCACCTGGATTACCTCACCGAACGCATCCAACGCTGCGAGGTAGACCTCGGCCGGCTTTCCAGCGAGGTGAACTTCCACTCCGGTGCCGCCGAGCGCGCCCAACAGGCCACCGCGGGGGTGGAGATGGCCCGGGCGGTATATGAGAGCGTCGACAAGCGTGCGCAAGCCGCTCGCTATCTGCGAGAACTTTTGCTCAAGCACCGCGACGCCGCCCGCCAGCGCTACGCCGCGCCCTTCGTGGCTGCACTGTCGCAGCTAGCCCGCACTGTGTACGGCGGCGACATCACTTTCGAGCTCGATGACGACCTCCGCGTGACCACCCGCACCCAGGACAATGAGACGGTGAGCCTAGCGAGCTTGTCCGGTGGTGCCCGCGAGCAATTGGCCATCCTCACCCGCTTTGCCATCGCGCAATTAGTAGGGCCGGAGTCGGTTCCCGTCATTGTGGATGACGCGTTGGGCTCTACCGATGCACACCGCCTGCAGCTTATGGCCACGCTGTTTTCCCACGTGGGACGAGACAACCAGGTATTGGTCTTTACCTGCATGCCAGAGCGCTACTCCCGGGTGCCGGGACGCGACGAGCGCGACATAGCTTCCCTCAAAGGGGTAATCTAGTGCCATGCCTTATCAAACTCGCTGGTTAGACGACGATGAGCAGGAGCTATGGCGCCTGCTCCTTGGCGCCGTGCGCAAGATCGATAGGGGAATGGAGGAAACGCTCAAGGCCGGCGGCGAAGTATCTGCCTCCGAGTTCGCCGTCCTCGTCGCCCTGTCCGAGGCACCGGAACAACGCCTGCGCCTGCACGAACTGTGCACGCAGCTGGAGTGGGACCGCTCCCGCGCCTCCCATCAGGTAACTCGCATGGAAAAGCGCGGCCTGCTCACCAAAGAACCAGACGAGGATGATGCACGCGGCATCAACGTGTGTGTGACCCACGTGGGCCTAGAACACCTGCGGCGTGCCGCTCCGGAGCACGTGGAATCCGTGCGCCGTATGGTCTTTGACCATCTGCAACCCGAGGACGTACCGGCGCTGCGGCGCTTTTTCACCGGAGTTCTTCAGGTCAATAACATCCCGGGCTATGAGGGGTACGTGCCAGATTCGCTACTACACGGAAAGGATTAAGCTCCATGATGGGACAAGAGCTCTTTGAGCACCCGAAGAAGCAATATAAGACCTACGGGATCACCGCGTTGGAGGAGCTTAGCCCGCGCATCGGCGATCCAGAGGTGCACTTGGACGACGCCGCCAGCGAGGACCAAGTTGCCGCCATGGAGGAGGCACTTGAGGCCTACCCAGATTCCGCTCTCACCTATGACCAAGACACCGAGCTGTGGATCGTCGGCGCGGAAAAAG
This genomic stretch from Corynebacterium tuberculostearicum harbors:
- a CDS encoding AAA family ATPase, producing the protein MRIHRLELNNVRGIEHLVLDGLPETGVVVIHGENEAGKSTIVEALDVVLTEKHSGRSKRIRSLQPVGKDVAPEVTAELSVGEYRFRIAKRWLSKKSCELNVTAPRPAQFTGSQADDELERILSEHLDRSLVDALFMRQDDTGEAISAVGIPSLTRALERESGLAEDEVSGDDSALLARVDKEYQRYFTAAKGNPAGEYKESAAALARAEEEYTEATRVLRELDSVVERYEQLERDQAAAEAELPAARADLTDKQAQAEEAATAQATLDSHKATLARASEDLARAKAAVTERAELVTAAEEAATATEAAQHKLTAAQDKAKEEAEEKERLEKRLAEAKEDYAAARSTLKQARRQQDKQKFEQLSARLESLDGLAVEVDQARAVIAQRGREVTVADITGLHKADSALSVAERLHEAAAAKVHFSGPAGSTIRVDSEEVEVGEDTAVELVDARVITIGDITARFSAGSYSAEDTQRDVEQARTRLRDLLDTLGVGSVAAAEEAHETHRAQNDALDAANRALAAELGPDDLGELRAQHAALAEKVADLADAEELDLAAVEAAEEAASEKVDALDRELVPYRESRLAHEAVRLDAELAAARENAQRVTRDLSSARERAADEDLRAEVTRLEGVVGDLRGQLDQMEAVDLNTANSLVEGAQSHLDYLTERIQRCEVDLGRLSSEVNFHSGAAERAQQATAGVEMARAVYESVDKRAQAARYLRELLLKHRDAARQRYAAPFVAALSQLARTVYGGDITFELDDDLRVTTRTQDNETVSLASLSGGAREQLAILTRFAIAQLVGPESVPVIVDDALGSTDAHRLQLMATLFSHVGRDNQVLVFTCMPERYSRVPGRDERDIASLKGVI
- a CDS encoding MarR family winged helix-turn-helix transcriptional regulator, producing MPYQTRWLDDDEQELWRLLLGAVRKIDRGMEETLKAGGEVSASEFAVLVALSEAPEQRLRLHELCTQLEWDRSRASHQVTRMEKRGLLTKEPDEDDARGINVCVTHVGLEHLRRAAPEHVESVRRMVFDHLQPEDVPALRRFFTGVLQVNNIPGYEGYVPDSLLHGKD
- a CDS encoding molecular chaperone GrpE; translation: MMGQELFEHPKKQYKTYGITALEELSPRIGDPEVHLDDAASEDQVAAMEEALEAYPDSALTYDQDTELWIVGAEKDIERMLGDRESFVEALLNDEDPGI